A DNA window from Purpureocillium takamizusanense chromosome 9, complete sequence contains the following coding sequences:
- the GUP1 gene encoding glycerol transporter (TransMembrane:12 (i151-169o252-276i288-306o312-333i345-363o403-422i443-466o478-498i561-580o586-607i619-640o660-681i)~BUSCO:EOG0926235L~COG:T~EggNog:ENOG503NUBT), with protein MRLSSAYYPGLPCSSLVPEFWQLHVTSPQLRGAIRRGPTSRSDLTRHVPATSCPLPIATDLAHRVVAQSAYHNALSPTSEFRSLQSSAMGALSLLGKVYGLDTLDTRFTSASSVPYQSIIDARGDPAAAKEAAAKAQARAQPPKWQTPEFCLYYVVFLLAVPTMFWIPYTVSRPSDPRYHKYERFLSDGWIPGRKVDLSDAQYHTFRGNLPYMGALLLFHPLLRRVWNAVYQQPGRTSSGSGRLELRASFDFAFAILFLLALHGVSAFKVLAILYVNYQIAMTLPRSYIPAVTWVFNISTLFANELCEGYRLRWLAAHVASADSALVQWGAWLDGFGGIMSRWEVLFNITILRLISFNMDYYWSIDKRSANGLEKKQLDPANLSERDRITIPADVRDFTFRNYVAYAVYAPLYLVGPILTFNDYISQLKHRASSIEASRTIRYGVRFVLVFLAMELVLHFDYVGAISKANPVWGEYTAAQLSMLSFFNLHIIWLKLLLPWRLFRLWSLVDGIDPPENMVRCVSNNYSTQLFWRAWHRSYNRWLIRYIYVPLGGSSFRNWRAIARSIVTYLLVFTFVALWHDIQMRLLIWGWLIVLFMVPEWAASALFPKRKWESRPTEYRMLCCVGAVANVLMMMAANLVGFAVGLDGLESIIKGILHDWSGVMFLVVACSCLFVGIQVMFEIREEEKRKGATLKC; from the exons ATGCGATTGTCATCTGCCTATTATCCCGGGCTACCCTGTAGCTCTTTGGTACCTGAATTTTGGCAGCTCCATGTGACGTCTCCCCAACTCAGGGGTGCAATTCGCCGAGGCCCCACCAGCAGGTCGGACCTCACCAGACACGTTCCAGCAACATCTTGTCCATTACCAATCGCGACCGACCTCGCCCACCGTGTCGTTGCCCAGAGCGCGTACCACAATGCGCTGAGCCCGACCTCGGAGTTTCGTTCGCTTCAATCGTCAGCCATGGGCGCGCTGTCGCTCCTCGGCAAGGTCTACGGCCTCGACACCCTCGACACTCGCTTCACCTCAGCCTCGTCCGTTCCTTACCAGAGCATCATTGACGCGCGCGGCGATCCCGCTGCTGCCAAAGAAGCGGCAGCCAAGGCGCAGGCACGCGCGCAGCCGCCAAAATGGCAGACTCCCGAGTTTTGTCTCTACTATGTGGTCTTTctgctggcggtgccgaCCATGTTTTGGATCCCGTACACAGTCTCGCGTC CATCGGACCCGAGATACCACAAGTATGAGCGCTTCTTGTCCGACGGCTGGATCCCCGGGCGCAAGGTCGACCTATCCGACGCACAGTACCACACGTTTCGAGGCAACCTGCCGTACatgggcgcgctgctgctcttccaTCCGCTGCTGCGGAGGGTGTGGAATGCGGTCTATCAGCAGCCCGGGCGGACGTCAAGTGGCTCTGGGCGGCTGGAGCTGCGGGCGTCGTTTGATTTTGCCTTTGCCATACTCTTTCTCCTTGCGCTGCACGGGGTGTCGGCGTTCAAGGTACTCGCCATTCTGTATGTCAACTACCAGATTGCGATGACGCTGCCGCGGAGCTACATCCCCGCAGTTACATGGGTATTCAACATCTCTACGCTGTTCGCCAACGAGCTCTGCGAGGGGTACCGACTgcggtggctggctgcccacgTCGCGTCGGCCGACTCTGCGCTGGTGCAGTGGGGTGCATGGCTGGatggcttcggcggcatcatgtcCCGGTGGGAGGTGCTGTTCAACATTACCATTCTGCGGCTCATCAGCTTCAACATGGACTATTACTGGAGCATTGACAAGCGCTCTGCCAACGGGCTCGAG aagaagcagctAGACCCGGCCAACCTGTCGGAGCGAGATCGCATCACCATCCCCGCCGACGTCCGGGACTTCACGTTTCGCAACTATGTCGCCTATGCTGTGTACGCCCCGTTGTACCTGGTGGGGCCGATTTTGACGTTCAATGACTACATCTCCCAGCTCAAGCATCGGGCGAGCAGCATCGAGGCCTCGCGGACGATCCGATACGGCGTGCGATTCGTGCTTGTTTTTCTCGCCATGGAGCTGGTGCTGCACTTTGACTACGTCGGGGCCATCAGCAAGGCGAACCCGGTCTGGGGCGAGTACACGGCTGCGCAGCTGAGCATGCTGTCTTTTTTCAACCTGCACATCATCTGGctcaagctgctgctgccgtggcggcTTTTCCGGCTGTGgtcgctcgtcgacggcatcgatcCGCCCGAGAACATGGTGCGCTGCGTGAGCAACAATTACAGCACGCAGCTGTTCTGGCGGGCGTGGCACCGCTCCTACAACCGATGGCTGATTCGCTACATTTACGTGCCGCTCGGGGGTTCGTCGTTCCGCAATTGGCGGGCGATTGCGCGGTCCATCGTCACGTACTTGCTGGTGTTCACGTTTGTCGCGCTGTGGCACGATATCCAGATGCGGCTGCTCATCTGGGGGTGGTTGATCGTCCTCTTCATGGTCCCCgagtgggcggcgtcggcgttgTTCCCCAAGCGCAAGTGGGAGAGCCGACCTACCGAGTATCGGATGCTGTGCTGCGTAGGCGCTGTGGCCAACGTgctcatgatgatggcggcgaaccTGGTCGGCTTCGCGGTTGGgctggacggcctcgagAGCATCATCAAGGGGATCCTGCATGACTGGTCTG GTGTCATGTTTCTCGTGGTGGCATGCTCTTGTTTGTTTGTCGGCATCCAGGTCATGTTCGAGATtcgggaagaagaaaagcGCAAGGGAGCGACGCTGAAGTGCTGa
- the GUP1 gene encoding glycerol transporter, variant 2 (TransMembrane:11 (n3-11c16/17o40-64i76-94o100-121i133-151o191-210i231-254o266-286i349-368o374-395i407-428o448-469i)~COG:T~EggNog:ENOG503NUBT), which translates to MGALLLFHPLLRRVWNAVYQQPGRTSSGSGRLELRASFDFAFAILFLLALHGVSAFKVLAILYVNYQIAMTLPRSYIPAVTWVFNISTLFANELCEGYRLRWLAAHVASADSALVQWGAWLDGFGGIMSRWEVLFNITILRLISFNMDYYWSIDKRSANGLEKKQLDPANLSERDRITIPADVRDFTFRNYVAYAVYAPLYLVGPILTFNDYISQLKHRASSIEASRTIRYGVRFVLVFLAMELVLHFDYVGAISKANPVWGEYTAAQLSMLSFFNLHIIWLKLLLPWRLFRLWSLVDGIDPPENMVRCVSNNYSTQLFWRAWHRSYNRWLIRYIYVPLGGSSFRNWRAIARSIVTYLLVFTFVALWHDIQMRLLIWGWLIVLFMVPEWAASALFPKRKWESRPTEYRMLCCVGAVANVLMMMAANLVGFAVGLDGLESIIKGILHDWSGVMFLVVACSCLFVGIQVMFEIREEEKRKGATLKC; encoded by the exons atgggcgcgctgctgctcttccaTCCGCTGCTGCGGAGGGTGTGGAATGCGGTCTATCAGCAGCCCGGGCGGACGTCAAGTGGCTCTGGGCGGCTGGAGCTGCGGGCGTCGTTTGATTTTGCCTTTGCCATACTCTTTCTCCTTGCGCTGCACGGGGTGTCGGCGTTCAAGGTACTCGCCATTCTGTATGTCAACTACCAGATTGCGATGACGCTGCCGCGGAGCTACATCCCCGCAGTTACATGGGTATTCAACATCTCTACGCTGTTCGCCAACGAGCTCTGCGAGGGGTACCGACTgcggtggctggctgcccacgTCGCGTCGGCCGACTCTGCGCTGGTGCAGTGGGGTGCATGGCTGGatggcttcggcggcatcatgtcCCGGTGGGAGGTGCTGTTCAACATTACCATTCTGCGGCTCATCAGCTTCAACATGGACTATTACTGGAGCATTGACAAGCGCTCTGCCAACGGGCTCGAG aagaagcagctAGACCCGGCCAACCTGTCGGAGCGAGATCGCATCACCATCCCCGCCGACGTCCGGGACTTCACGTTTCGCAACTATGTCGCCTATGCTGTGTACGCCCCGTTGTACCTGGTGGGGCCGATTTTGACGTTCAATGACTACATCTCCCAGCTCAAGCATCGGGCGAGCAGCATCGAGGCCTCGCGGACGATCCGATACGGCGTGCGATTCGTGCTTGTTTTTCTCGCCATGGAGCTGGTGCTGCACTTTGACTACGTCGGGGCCATCAGCAAGGCGAACCCGGTCTGGGGCGAGTACACGGCTGCGCAGCTGAGCATGCTGTCTTTTTTCAACCTGCACATCATCTGGctcaagctgctgctgccgtggcggcTTTTCCGGCTGTGgtcgctcgtcgacggcatcgatcCGCCCGAGAACATGGTGCGCTGCGTGAGCAACAATTACAGCACGCAGCTGTTCTGGCGGGCGTGGCACCGCTCCTACAACCGATGGCTGATTCGCTACATTTACGTGCCGCTCGGGGGTTCGTCGTTCCGCAATTGGCGGGCGATTGCGCGGTCCATCGTCACGTACTTGCTGGTGTTCACGTTTGTCGCGCTGTGGCACGATATCCAGATGCGGCTGCTCATCTGGGGGTGGTTGATCGTCCTCTTCATGGTCCCCgagtgggcggcgtcggcgttgTTCCCCAAGCGCAAGTGGGAGAGCCGACCTACCGAGTATCGGATGCTGTGCTGCGTAGGCGCTGTGGCCAACGTgctcatgatgatggcggcgaaccTGGTCGGCTTCGCGGTTGGgctggacggcctcgagAGCATCATCAAGGGGATCCTGCATGACTGGTCTG GTGTCATGTTTCTCGTGGTGGCATGCTCTTGTTTGTTTGTCGGCATCCAGGTCATGTTCGAGATtcgggaagaagaaaagcGCAAGGGAGCGACGCTGAAGTGCTGa
- a CDS encoding uncharacterized protein (TransMembrane:1 (o41-59i)) → MLGHPFEPPFGQRIQPSWSCRRTGAATEAMSFCFVAGRHQASTMFAVVFVSVVVVVVAAPTPQRRNAVSLHASAGETARFNCKARARPDRSALAWRVRRRACQASGMSRRA, encoded by the coding sequence ATGCTCGGCCACCCGTTCGAACCCCCCTTTGGTCAACGCATCCAGCCCAGCTGGTCCTGTCGCCGCACAGGCGCCGCCACAGAAGCGATGTCGTTTTGTTTTGTTGCTGGTCGTCATCAGGCAAGTACGATGTTTGctgtcgtcttcgtctccgtcgtcgtcgtcgtcgtcgccgccccaaCGCCTCAACGCCGCAACGCCGTCTCACTCCACGCCTCTGCTGGCGAGACAGCTCGTTTCAACTGCAAGGCGCGGGCCAGGCCAGACAGATCTGCGCTCGCGTGGCGGGTTCGGCGCAGGGCGTGCCAGGCTTCTGGAATGTCGCGCCGTGCCTGA
- a CDS encoding uncharacterized protein (EggNog:ENOG503P1ZH~TransMembrane:5 (o30-51i72-96o116-136i179-197o217-243i)) codes for MARVRGVFSFGSGPWDPTHRFETSWLLSPWLLFAVRALFCVYGFLTLFFIIGWECSHDAAGGCREARQSFSYFTVLTYWGLAFYFLAASVHTGTYALTGRPLLERLPQPLRALHSLFYTTVVTLPFLVTIVFWAVLYKGVWFSTAFDGWHNVSQHAMNSLFALFELVVPRTAPPEPVHLLWLVLILLGYLAVAYVTLADQGFYTYSFLDHDAVGGRGYVAAYVFGIAVGIVIIFGVAYGLIWLRRWVTETKLGMEGKLAYRVVHDEAEMNTIQPKERETSVV; via the exons atGGCACGCGTTCGCGGCGTCTTCTCCTTCGGCTCCGGCCCTTGGGATCCCACGCATCGCTTCGAGACGTCTTGGCTGCTTTCCCCGTGGCTGCTCTTTGCCGTCCGTGCCCTCTTC tGCGTCTACGGCTTCTTGAccctcttcttcatcatcggTTGGGAATGCAGCCATGACGCAGCCGGCGGCTGTCGCGAGGCGCGCCAGTCCTTTTCCTACTTCACCGTCCTCACCTACTGGGGCCTCGCCTTTTActtcctcgccgcgtcgGTCCACACCGGCACCTACGCCCTGACCGgcaggccgctgctcgagcgcctgccgcagccgctgcgcGCCCTGCACTCGCTCTTCTacaccaccgtcgtcacgCTGCCGTTcctcgtcaccatcgtcTTCTGGGCCGTCCTCTACAAGGGCGTCTGGTTCTCCACCGCCTTCGACGGCTGGCACAACGTCAGCCAGCATGCCATGAACTCGCTCTTCGCCCTGTTCGAGCTGGTCGTCCCCCGCACCGCGCCCCCGGAGCCCGTCCACctgctgtggctggtgctCATCCTGCTGGGCTATCTTGCCGTCGCGTACGTGACCCTCGCGGACCAGGGCTTCTACACGTACAGCTtcctcgaccacgacgccgtcggcgggagGGGCTACGTCGCCGCCTATGTCTTTGGCATTGCCGTCGGGATTGTCATCATCTTTGGAGTCGCCTACGGGCTCATTTGGCTGCGGAGATGGGTTACGGAGACGAAGCTCGGCATGGAGGGCAAGCTTGCGTATCGCGTGGTgcacgacgaagccgagatGAACACGATCCAGCCCAAAGAGCGTGAGACGTCGGTAGTATAG
- a CDS encoding uncharacterized protein (TransMembrane:1 (o53-71i)~EggNog:ENOG503PT6R), which produces MSLFDHPLPLKHEWLKAWNGVVAGMPDARTHPSLPGPLCSHHQHPSPSPSPSFVLHALLPMTAFACLTLFLDGYEARQTASAVESNNPAASNQEPSHDGMDAANDPRAMERVPVSMEAGPSRCHMESSFLNILHSTGFAEWAARAEAQNQQLGVAPTWPTEREVGTSSSSDGKSRKSSASSRSSNKSSSAKKGSRPRKAKDGEGKGKSQASRSKRTEESVEEDEEMDAEAYERENFVPHYANYNNMDAELNILKRHLMQRGGFS; this is translated from the coding sequence ATGTCTCTCTTCGACCACCCTCTGCCGTTGAAGCATGAGTGGCTGAAGGCCTGGAACGGTGTCGTGGCCGGCATGCCAGATGCCAGGACACATCCGTCTCTGCCTGGGCCTCTCTGCTCGCACCATCAGCacccctccccgtcccctTCCCCCTCTTTCGTCCTCCATGCCCTTTTGCCTATGACTGCCTTTGCATGTCTGACACTTTTCTTAGATGGGTATGAAGCCCGCCAAACAGCCAGCGCCGTTGAATCTAACAATCCCGCAGCCAGCAATCAGGAGCCGAGCCACGACGGCATGGATGCCGCCAACGATCCTCGCGCCATGGAGAGGGTGCCCGTGAGCATGGAGGCTGGTCCCTCCCGATGCCACATGGAATCGTCATTTCTTAACATACTTCACTCTACCGGCTTCGCCGAGTGGGCAGCGCGTGCCGAAGCCCAGAACCAGCAACTAGGCGTAGCGCCCACGTGGCCGACTGAACGCGAGGTGGgcacatcgtcgtcttcagACGGCAAGAGCCGCAAGTCGTCAGCATCCTCTCGGTCAAGCAATAAGTCGTCTTCAGCAAAGAAAGGATCACGGCCGCGGAAGGCAAAGGACGGAGAAGGCAAGGGCAAATCGCAGGCGAGCCGAAGCAAGAGGACAGAGGagagcgtcgaggaggacgaggagatggacgccGAGGCCTACGAAAGGGAAAACTTTGTCCCTCACTACGCCAACTACAACAACATGGATGCGGAGCTCAACATCCTCAAGCGGCACCTCATGCAGCGGGGCGGATTCTCATGA